The following DNA comes from Mya arenaria isolate MELC-2E11 chromosome 11, ASM2691426v1.
tgttttaaaaattaaaatacgtATAAAGGATTCATTTTAAATTCTGCAAATCGCTTCTTGGAGTCaagcaaagtacatgtacagcTACTGTTTACGGAAAATTAGGGCGCTATctaataatattttgcaaacttTTTATACCGTAAATCCATCGATTTAAGCGAGGAAAGCCTCACCACTTTGACATCTAACGTAAAATGTTAACTTGAGAAGAATGGACTTTTTGTCGTCGGGGTAATACGGGGATTCATAATGTCAAAGTATTTGCCCCAGTTTTAAAACATCGTTtaattgattattgtttttacaaaagtGGCATGTAATATTACCAACAGTGCGAAACTTGATATTATATAGCACCTTGATATGGCTGAATatctaaacattttatataacagaAACAATATATCTTATTCATAAACGTGTATTAGGGAACTAgttacgtattgaaactggTAGGTACGGACAAAATAGACTGCCAAGAAATAAACGATTATGTTAATAATGCCATACACAGGAAATTGAGGATGAATTTCATAAGATGTAGTTGTTACGATGACCTCCGATCAAATTTTATTGGAAACtagttttatgtaaaaaatccagcttgtttaaatttactcaACTAGTTGCTAGtgataacaaaataacttttGCAAATTTATGTTATTACTTAGTACAGGCAAAAGATAGAAGAAACTTATTAATCcatgttattgttaattatttttattgtataatcaCTGTTGTAACCACTAACCACCCGCCTTTCCATAATGTATCCAACTAACTAGCTATGCAGccttttttatatatcttaTCATTCGTAGTATTGCTATACTCGTACATGAACATTCTCTACATTTCCTAAGCTATTCTTTAATTGTTGGTTGGCTACCTTGTAAGGATGATcacatgcataaatattgagtttACTTGGAAATTAAcgtctgttttgttctgttcatTTTGTGAAGAGCGAAAACTACAAATATACTACTAGCGTCACCTTACTCGCGGACGTCAACACCGTAAAAGTAATAAGATATGTCGTAAAAACAAGTTTAAGTAAGTGAGTTTTTTAATCGAAACAATATCCTTCgttttttttggtgtttttttcgAGAACCCGGAACCTGTACAACCTGTTTATGTAATGGTATGTCGACCGGTTTATTGCGTTTATTCATGTGCCATTTGGTCAAGTGTTTGTAAAAGGCAGTACTCTTGTGCATATTTTCAGGACGTCTAACATATTTTCAGTGCATACAAATTAGTGATTTATATGCATAGAATACctcactatatatatatatatatatatatatatatatatatatatatatatatatgtgtgtcattctctaaataaagatattgttaGTTAAACCAGTTTGCATAATTGTAAGTAATAATACATCAAACGTGAACATCAAATAAGGTGACGaacattatattgaataaaacgggaaaaaatgcatttgcatAACAGTGATATTAATACAAGTATCCCTTCTGTTATCATGGGACATAACATAAACAAGTAAGAGGATGCAATTTAGAATATGTATAAGAATATACTAAATTCTAAAAACATGTGTacatcattgttattattgtttatcttcttgttcttcttgtactttttcttctttttaaccTGGCAATGGGATATTTAGGTTTACATATCGTTCTTAGATCTGTTTTTGCAGTTGCGAATAGTAGGATATTGGATGATGAAAGATAATATGCACATGTGTTTGCATAACAGAGGTATGATATAACACTGCTCTATTTCAATTCGTTAAAAAATACATCACTCcgcatgtttgtaaacaatataactCAACTACTAATAACTAAATTGGCGATATTCCAGCAAATCGTATCTTCATAtgataaggattttttttataaagaaattcattttcattctaaataaaacGAGCTCAACGCgttaactcatttttttttaaagggttCATCAAGCATATGCAGTTTATTCAGTGTAATTTACTATCAGACTATCCACAATCCCTCCAGTTCATGGCACTTTAAATTGACCAACTGTTTATCATGAATTCATTTCGCATGGTATATTGTGACTAACACGTATAGGGagtttatacaattaaaaccTTGCTAATAAGAAAATTAAAGGGTTTGGCCACTTCGTTTTTTTCCCTCTCCAGACATTCACAGCCTTTATCTGTACACCTTTTTTGTAATTTGCTATCATGTCTGTATAAAGCGGGCACGCATATGACAGTGCACTGCAGTTTGCATAGTTTATTTCAAGATCAAATATGGCTTCCTTCCATGCTTATGTGTTTCTATCGTTTATGTGGACTATTTCGGCGTTAGTGTTGCATCGACCCCAGAGCTGCGGCGGTACGTACACATATTTCGTTTTGTACTGTGTGTTATTGTACAAATTTTCACAGATTTCCACTCCTTCAAAAGGTCAAAGCTAACAGagtaatgtaaaacaaatgccAATCAGGGTGCTATAAGTGGTAGACGGAGAACATTATGCGTTGGTTaacattcaaagtaaaaaaaaaagttgccaCGAACTAAAGCGCTATACGTTGTATGAATAATACGCTCGCACAATGAAAACTAAAGGGACACGcccaaaattcaaatataaacctcTTTTAAGAcataatataattgattttcaaTGCTCACTCTTCCAACATGGTTTGTAATTTTAGTTTTCCCCTTACAGAAAGCTTTGGACTCGGTGGATACCTGCGATCCATAGATCTGGTGCCATGCGACAAGGAACCATGTGCAGTCTATTCAGGCCACACATACAACGCCACCATTAGTTTCACTGCTCGTAGGTTTCAATTGTATACTATGTTGCAAAACGCGATACTTAGTTTTGGTAATAAATCCCCCGGCATCAATGATTTAATATCAACTCACTATAACAATGCCCTATACGTGTACTTGGCAATTACTAACGGATTCCTCAAagcattattttaacaatgaccattgaaaataatttacataacGTGGTTTGATGTTTTACAGATATCAGCAGTCTGTTAGTCACTGAGACTTTTGACGCCAAGCTGGGAGACTTCCCTGTTTGGGAAGTGTTCCCGATAATCCCGCCCAATCCCTGTGTTAGAGGACTGCAGTGCCCAATATTGGCAGGAACAACTTACACGTATACTGCCAGTGTTACAACTCCAACGGACG
Coding sequences within:
- the LOC128207116 gene encoding NPC intracellular cholesterol transporter 2-like; translated protein: MASFHAYVFLSFMWTISALVLHRPQSCGESFGLGGYLRSIDLVPCDKEPCAVYSGHTYNATISFTAHISSLLVTETFDAKLGDFPVWEVFPIIPPNPCVRGLQCPILAGTTYTYTASVTTPTDATEILNVTGRLRLRDDRGDKILCYEFPLMLNDPARDPKTIIG